A genomic region of Stegostoma tigrinum isolate sSteTig4 chromosome 13, sSteTig4.hap1, whole genome shotgun sequence contains the following coding sequences:
- the LOC125458244 gene encoding cytochrome b-c1 complex subunit 8, with protein MGRHFGNLIKLRHIITYTISPFEQKAFPNYFSKGIPNTWRRFKGQVLRIVPPFVGSYLIYTWATNEHEMSMRKNPADYVNDK; from the exons ATGGGTCGCCACTTTGGAAACTTAATCAAATTGCGGCATATTATCACCTATACCATCTCTCCCTTTGAACAGAAGGCATTTCCAAATTATTTCTCCAAAGGCATTCCTAATACGTGGAGGCGATTCAAGGGTCAAGTGTTGAGGATTGTTCCTC CATTTGTGGGGTCATATCTCATTTATACCTGGGCCACGAACGAACATGAAATGTCAATGAGGAAGAATCCGGCTGACTATGTGAATGATAAATAA
- the gdf9 gene encoding growth/differentiation factor 9 produces the protein MMRRVKGAIMHLHYSVWLALLSSCISLTTSVSSAGPEVTSNPQDYIPVPLLKVLTEKPGWDYQIPTKPDLKYMKRLYTKCATQDGIPKRPAAQQYNTVRLLKPRVEFRDAEDAFEQDVFYGLDPVTSREQLLRSVFLYPIDKSACFPTVCNCSFTVQEGDHAQMCSSSPHSYTFRLRFERRKRRQWLEVELSSFLQPFIGPDRGQLHAVFTYKCTEACRRQGGRSGLRPSLPAPSLLLFLNDTGEESHRSWLPTDAQRSLLSGGRKGRKVAVRSIRLRRDPQGGEQALPAAFPPFPYPDHECQLHDFRLSFSQLRWDRWIIAPHNYNPRFCKGSCPRALSHRYGSPVHTLIQNILYEKVDSSVPRPSCVPAKYNPLSVLTLENDGSIVYKEYEDMIATTCTCR, from the exons ATGATGCGCCGTGTAAAAGGCGCTATAATGCATCTTCATTACAGTGTTTGGTTAGCGTTGTTAAGTAGCTGTATCTCTCTCACCACATCCGTCAGCTCTGCCGGTCCAGAGGTAACCTCAAATCCCCAGGATTATATCCCGGTTCCTCTTCTAAAAGTGTTAACGGAAAAGCCCGGCTGGGACTATCAGATTCCTACAAAACCCGATTTAAAATACATGAAAAGACTATATACTAAGTGCGCTACGCAAGATGGAATACCGAAAAGACCTGCAGCTCAGCAATATAATACTGTGAGGTTGCTGAAACCCCGGGTCGAATTCCGTGACGCGGAAG ATGCGTTTGAACAGGATGTATTTTATGGCTTGGATCCTGTGACCTCGCGGGAGCAATTGCTCCGATCAGTGTTCCTGTACCCCATCGATAAATCAGCGTGCTTTCCGACTGTGTGTAACTGCAGCTTCACCGTCCAGGAGGGGGATCATGCTCAGATGTGCTCCAGCTCTCCGCATTCATACACCTTCCGCCTTCGCTTCGAACGCCGCAAGAGGCGCCAGTGGTTGGAGGTGGAACTCTCCTCCTTCCTGCAGCCGTTCATCGGCCCCGACCGGGGGCAGCTACACGCGGTGTTCACCTATAAGTGCACCGAGGCCTGCCGGAGACAGGGAGGTCGCAGCGGGCTCAGACCGAGCCTGCCGGCTCCTTCCCTGCTCCTGTTCCTCAACGACACCGGCGAAGAGTCACATCGGAGTTGGCTGCCGACGGATGCCCAGAGAAGCCTCCTCTCCGGTGGACGGAAGGGGAGGAAGGTGGCCGTGAGATCCATCCGACTCCGCAGAGATCCCCAAGGTGGTGAGCAGGCGCTTCCCGCTGCCTTTCCGCCTTTCCCGTACCCGGATCACGAGTGTCAGCTGCATGACTTCCGACTGTCTTTTAGCCAGCTCCGGTGGGACCGCTGGATCATTGCACCGCATAACTACAACCCTCGCTTCTGCAAGGGCAGCTGTCCCCGGGCACTGAGCCACCGCTACGGCTCCCCTGTGCACACTTTGATCCAGAACATCCTCTACGAAAAAGTGGATTCTTCAGTTCCTCGCCCTTCCTGTGTCCCCGCCAAATATAATCCACTGAGCGTGTTAACCCTGGAAAACGATGGCTCTATAGTTTACAAAGAGTACGAAGACATGATCGCTACGACCTGTACCTGCCGCTAG